Proteins encoded by one window of Polaribacter haliotis:
- a CDS encoding efflux RND transporter permease subunit, giving the protein MADKNKQVDKEFKLSSWAINNKTTIYVAMFLILYLGISAYFTMPRENFPEINETKIYISSVYPGNTAEDIEKLVTNPLEDRLKSVSNVVKITSTSQEDYSIITVEFDEKIDVKDAKQKVKDEIDQETAGEDWPTFNGAKVTPNVFELSMSEEIPILNINISGNYPVAKLKEYGEYLQDEIEDLTEIKKVDIRGAQEKEVEVAVDIYKMMAAKVSFDDITNAINRGNVTMSAGNFITSQQRRTIRIIGEIEKPSDLGDFVIKAENGNPIYLKDVAEIFFRDKDKTTYARENGEAVVMLDVKKRSGENMVAAADKIGKIVAQAKQNHFPPDLKVTIANDQSPKTIGQVDDLVNNIIFGVILVVIVLMFFLGFKNAIFVGFAIPMSMFMSLMILGGLGYTLNTMVLFGLIMGLGMLVDNGIVVVENVYRLMDEEGMTRIEAAKKGIGEIAFPIIISTATTVAAFIPLGLWPGIMGQFMVILPITLSIVLGSSLFVAIFFNSVLVSQFMSTEDKDMPLKSIIKLTSIMAIIGLFIFFFGGEYNALGTLMIFTAIMLWVYRLFLRKAANYFQKNTLVTLENWYGRQLKKALSGWTPYVLVTGTFILLFVAFAGFGWSVGEQRTKIEFFPDNKPNQIIVYIEYPEGTDIEKTNQITKEIEQKVYGVLNQDMYIKNGENFMVESTVSQVGEGAGNPQTDGGSSAEMPHKGKITASMREYKYRNGEDSEILRQKVQAALVGIYPGVLISVEKDANGPPAGAPINIELNGEDYEELIFTAERMRDYLNTQSISGVDELKIDVNKSKPGMQVLVDRKKAGELGVSTGQVGQQLRASIFGNKAGIYKENGEDYDIYVRFNEDDRYDKSAVFNQKITFRDPASGKIKEIPVSAVATQTNSSGFSAIKHKNVKRVVTVYSALSPGETDAGAVVAKIQNSMKNFKDLPKGIKIDYTGQIEEQNKQMNFLVGAFFTGLMLIFFILIFQFNSVSKPGIIMLAIFLSFIGVFGGLVISGAPFVIMMTMVGIISLAGIVVNNGVVLLDYAQLLIDRRKIQDGVADEDYLPLNSLFESVVKAGKARLRPVLLTAITTILGLIPLAIGLNINFFTLFSEFDANIYMGGDNVVFWGPLAKTVIYGLLIATFLTLIVVPILFFLITKLKMRIKGQLPHQLEKQKEELIFNMDKRLDEKNQI; this is encoded by the coding sequence ATGGCGGATAAAAATAAACAAGTAGATAAAGAGTTTAAACTTTCGTCTTGGGCAATAAATAATAAAACAACTATTTATGTCGCAATGTTTTTGATTCTTTATTTAGGAATCTCGGCATATTTTACAATGCCAAGAGAAAATTTTCCTGAAATAAACGAAACCAAAATTTACATTAGTTCTGTATATCCTGGAAACACTGCAGAAGATATAGAGAAATTAGTTACAAATCCTTTAGAAGATAGGCTAAAATCTGTAAGTAATGTAGTTAAAATTACCTCAACTTCTCAAGAAGATTATTCTATTATTACTGTAGAGTTTGACGAGAAAATTGATGTAAAAGATGCAAAACAGAAGGTAAAAGACGAAATAGATCAAGAAACAGCAGGTGAAGATTGGCCAACTTTTAACGGCGCAAAAGTAACACCAAATGTTTTTGAGTTGAGTATGTCTGAAGAAATTCCGATTCTTAATATTAATATTTCTGGAAATTACCCAGTTGCAAAACTGAAAGAATATGGAGAATACTTACAAGATGAAATTGAAGATTTAACGGAAATCAAAAAAGTAGATATTCGTGGAGCACAAGAAAAAGAAGTAGAAGTTGCTGTAGATATTTACAAAATGATGGCTGCAAAAGTCAGTTTCGATGATATTACAAACGCTATAAATCGTGGAAATGTAACCATGTCTGCTGGTAATTTTATTACAAGTCAGCAAAGAAGAACCATTAGAATTATTGGTGAAATAGAAAAACCATCTGATTTAGGAGATTTTGTAATTAAGGCAGAAAATGGGAATCCTATTTACTTAAAAGATGTTGCAGAAATTTTCTTTAGAGACAAAGACAAAACAACCTACGCAAGAGAAAATGGCGAAGCTGTTGTAATGTTAGATGTTAAGAAAAGATCTGGTGAAAACATGGTTGCTGCAGCAGATAAAATTGGTAAAATTGTGGCACAAGCAAAACAAAATCATTTTCCACCAGATTTAAAAGTAACTATTGCAAACGATCAATCTCCAAAAACAATTGGGCAAGTAGACGATTTGGTAAACAATATCATCTTTGGAGTTATTTTGGTAGTAATTGTTTTAATGTTTTTCCTTGGATTTAAAAACGCAATTTTCGTTGGTTTCGCAATACCAATGTCTATGTTTATGTCTTTAATGATTTTAGGCGGATTAGGTTATACATTAAATACAATGGTGCTTTTCGGGTTAATTATGGGACTTGGAATGCTGGTAGATAATGGAATTGTGGTTGTAGAAAACGTCTACAGATTAATGGACGAAGAAGGGATGACCAGAATTGAAGCTGCCAAAAAAGGTATTGGAGAAATTGCTTTTCCTATTATTATTTCTACTGCAACTACTGTTGCAGCATTTATTCCTTTGGGTCTTTGGCCAGGAATTATGGGACAGTTTATGGTAATTTTACCAATAACTTTATCTATTGTTTTAGGTTCATCATTATTTGTTGCAATTTTCTTTAACTCTGTTTTAGTTTCTCAATTTATGAGTACAGAAGATAAAGACATGCCATTAAAAAGCATTATCAAATTAACAAGTATTATGGCAATTATTGGGTTGTTCATTTTCTTCTTTGGAGGCGAATACAACGCTTTAGGTACTTTAATGATTTTCACTGCAATTATGTTGTGGGTTTATAGACTATTCTTAAGAAAAGCTGCAAATTATTTTCAGAAAAACACGTTGGTTACTTTAGAAAATTGGTATGGAAGACAATTGAAAAAAGCATTATCTGGCTGGACTCCTTATGTTTTAGTTACTGGAACTTTTATTTTATTATTTGTCGCATTTGCAGGTTTTGGTTGGTCTGTAGGTGAACAAAGAACAAAAATTGAGTTTTTCCCAGATAACAAACCAAACCAAATTATTGTTTATATCGAGTATCCTGAAGGAACAGATATTGAGAAAACAAACCAAATTACTAAAGAAATAGAACAGAAAGTTTACGGTGTTTTAAACCAAGATATGTACATCAAAAATGGTGAAAATTTCATGGTAGAAAGTACAGTTTCTCAAGTTGGTGAAGGTGCAGGAAATCCACAAACAGATGGAGGTTCTTCTGCAGAAATGCCTCATAAAGGAAAAATTACTGCTTCTATGCGTGAGTACAAATATAGAAATGGAGAAGACAGTGAAATTCTACGTCAGAAAGTACAAGCTGCTTTGGTTGGTATTTATCCTGGAGTTTTAATTTCTGTTGAAAAAGATGCAAATGGACCACCTGCAGGTGCACCAATTAATATAGAATTGAATGGTGAAGATTACGAAGAATTAATTTTTACGGCAGAAAGAATGCGCGATTATTTAAACACGCAAAGTATTTCTGGTGTAGATGAATTAAAAATTGATGTAAATAAATCGAAACCAGGAATGCAAGTTTTGGTAGATCGTAAAAAAGCAGGGGAATTAGGTGTTTCTACAGGTCAAGTAGGGCAACAATTAAGAGCTTCCATTTTTGGAAATAAAGCCGGTATTTACAAAGAAAACGGAGAAGATTACGATATTTATGTTCGTTTTAACGAAGATGATAGGTATGATAAAAGTGCTGTTTTTAATCAGAAAATAACTTTTAGAGACCCAGCTTCTGGTAAAATAAAAGAAATTCCTGTTTCTGCTGTTGCTACTCAAACCAATAGTTCTGGTTTTAGTGCGATTAAGCATAAAAATGTAAAAAGAGTAGTAACTGTTTATTCTGCATTGTCTCCTGGAGAAACAGATGCTGGTGCTGTTGTTGCGAAGATTCAGAATTCGATGAAGAATTTTAAAGACTTGCCTAAAGGAATTAAAATTGATTATACTGGACAAATTGAAGAACAAAACAAACAAATGAACTTTTTGGTTGGTGCGTTTTTTACAGGTTTAATGTTGATTTTCTTCATCTTAATTTTCCAATTTAATTCGGTTTCTAAACCAGGAATTATAATGTTGGCAATCTTTTTAAGTTTTATTGGAGTTTTCGGAGGTTTGGTTATTTCTGGAGCGCCTTTTGTTATTATGATGACCATGGTTGGTATTATTTCACTCGCTGGAATTGTAGTAAATAACGGAGTTGTGCTATTAGATTATGCGCAGTTATTAATTGACAGAAGAAAAATACAAGATGGTGTTGCAGATGAAGATTATTTGCCTTTAAATAGTTTATTCGAATCTGTAGTTAAAGCTGGTAAAGCACGTTTAAGACCTGTTTTATTAACTGCAATTACTACTATTTTAGGATTAATTCCTTTAGCTATTGGATTAAATATTAACTTCTTTACCTTGTTTAGCGAGTTTGATGCCAATATTTACATGGGTGGTGACAATGTTGTTTTCTGGGGACCTTTAGCGAAAACTGTTATTTATGGTTTACTAATTGCAACCTTCTTAACATTGATTGTAGTTCCTATTTTATTCTTCTTAATTACAAAGTTGAAAATGAGAATAAAAGGACAATTACCTCATCAATTAGAAAAGCAAAAAGAAGAATTAATCTTTAATATGGATAAAAGGTTGGATGAAAAAAATCAAATTTAA
- a CDS encoding regulatory protein RecX, translating to MFEQKKKSFTVEELKRKLENYCVYQDRCHKEVEQKMHEFNLIPEAREIILLSLMKDNFLNEERFSKSFARGKFRIKSWGKQRIVRELKFRDISAYNIKTALKEIDETEYIETVYRITENRNEVISEPNIYKRKKKLIDFLMRKGFENELIYKVVKEVVS from the coding sequence ATGTTTGAACAAAAGAAAAAATCTTTTACAGTTGAAGAGCTTAAGCGCAAATTAGAAAACTATTGCGTTTACCAGGATAGATGCCATAAAGAAGTGGAACAAAAAATGCATGAGTTTAACCTGATTCCTGAAGCTAGAGAAATAATTCTCTTAAGTTTAATGAAAGATAATTTTTTAAACGAAGAACGTTTTTCTAAAAGTTTTGCTCGTGGAAAATTCAGAATAAAAAGCTGGGGAAAACAACGAATTGTAAGAGAGCTAAAATTTAGAGATATTTCTGCCTACAATATAAAAACTGCTTTAAAAGAAATTGACGAAACCGAGTATATTGAAACCGTTTACAGAATTACAGAAAATAGAAATGAAGTAATTTCTGAACCTAATATTTACAAAAGAAAAAAAAAACTAATCGATTTTTTAATGCGAAAAGGCTTTGAAAATGAGTTGATTTACAAAGTTGTAAAAGAAGTGGTTTCCTGA
- a CDS encoding nuclear transport factor 2 family protein, producing MKNIILFLLLLITLVACTFPNVNKPVDKTKEKSKINTILTNWHKAASEANFDNYFGALDSVSVYIGTAAEENWTKEQFSSFSKPYFDKGKAWNFTTLERNIYVNETTNFAWFDELLKTWMGTCRGSGVLEKTSNSWKIKHYVLSVVIPNDDIQKVIQAKKKNDSIFLRKYNK from the coding sequence ATGAAAAATATAATCCTCTTCTTATTATTGTTAATTACATTGGTTGCTTGTACTTTTCCGAATGTTAATAAACCAGTTGACAAAACTAAGGAAAAAAGCAAAATAAACACAATACTAACTAATTGGCATAAAGCAGCATCAGAAGCCAATTTCGATAATTATTTTGGAGCTTTAGACAGTGTTTCTGTTTATATTGGAACTGCAGCCGAAGAAAATTGGACGAAAGAGCAATTTTCTAGCTTTAGTAAACCATATTTCGACAAAGGAAAAGCATGGAACTTTACTACATTAGAGCGAAATATTTATGTAAACGAAACAACCAATTTTGCTTGGTTCGACGAATTATTAAAAACTTGGATGGGAACCTGTAGAGGTTCTGGAGTTTTAGAAAAAACAAGTAATTCTTGGAAAATAAAGCACTATGTTTTGTCTGTTGTAATTCCAAATGATGATATTCAAAAAGTAATACAAGCCAAGAAAAAAAACGATTCCATTTTTTTAAGGAAGTATAATAAATAG